The proteins below come from a single Chryseobacterium bernardetii genomic window:
- the rpiB gene encoding ribose 5-phosphate isomerase B — protein sequence MKRKIAIAADHAGYEYKEIVKNYLSEKFEVQDFGTFSTNSVDYPDFVHPAATSVENGENELGILICGSGNGVQITANKHQKIRCALCWMPEIATLARQHNDANMISIPARFISKELAIEIVDKFLSTEFEGGRHQNRVDKIAVC from the coding sequence ATGAAAAGAAAAATTGCTATTGCAGCGGACCATGCAGGCTATGAATATAAGGAGATTGTTAAAAACTATCTTTCAGAAAAGTTTGAAGTTCAGGATTTTGGAACGTTTTCCACAAACAGTGTGGATTATCCGGATTTTGTACACCCTGCTGCAACCTCTGTGGAAAACGGGGAAAATGAGTTGGGAATTCTGATCTGTGGAAGCGGAAACGGAGTTCAGATCACTGCAAACAAACACCAGAAAATCAGATGTGCACTTTGCTGGATGCCGGAGATTGCAACACTGGCAAGGCAGCATAATGATGCAAACATGATTTCCATTCCGGCTAGGTTTATATCAAAAGAACTGGCAATTGAAATTGTAGACAAATTTCTTTCAACAGAATTTGAAGGTGGAAGACACCAGAACAGAGTAGATAAAATTGCTGTTTGCTAA
- a CDS encoding phosphoglycerate kinase — protein MKTINDFNFKDKKALVRVDFNVPQDDQLNVTDNTRIVAVKPTVEKILKDGGSVILMTHLGRPKGEVKDQFSLKHIISEVSNVLGQEVKFVDECIGEKAEQAAADLKPGEILLLENLRFHNEEEKGDEGFAEKLSKLGDAYVNDAFGTAHRAHASTAVIAKFFPSTKFFGLLMAKELQAIDKVLKSGEKPVTAILGGSKVSTKITIIENILPAVDNLIIGGGMAFTFIKALGGKIGNSLVEEDKLPLALEILAKAKEHKVKVYLPSDAIIAESFNNDAERKEADIYAIPEGWMGLDAGLKSRDQFNDVLLNSRTILWNGPIGVFEMPNFAGGTVALGDSIAEATRLGAFSLVGGGDSVAFVKQFGYGDKVSYVSTGGGAMLESLEGLELPGVAAINN, from the coding sequence ATGAAAACAATTAACGACTTCAATTTTAAAGATAAGAAAGCTCTTGTAAGAGTTGACTTCAATGTTCCTCAGGATGACCAGTTGAATGTGACTGACAATACCAGAATTGTTGCAGTGAAACCAACTGTTGAAAAAATCCTTAAGGATGGCGGTTCTGTTATTTTAATGACACACCTTGGAAGGCCAAAAGGAGAGGTGAAAGACCAGTTTTCTCTAAAACATATTATTAGTGAGGTTTCAAATGTTCTGGGACAGGAAGTGAAATTTGTTGATGAGTGCATCGGAGAGAAAGCTGAACAGGCTGCTGCTGATTTGAAGCCGGGTGAGATTTTATTATTGGAAAATCTACGTTTTCACAATGAAGAAGAAAAAGGAGATGAAGGGTTCGCTGAGAAACTTTCTAAGTTGGGTGATGCATATGTAAATGATGCTTTCGGAACAGCACACAGAGCACATGCTTCTACAGCTGTAATTGCTAAATTTTTTCCATCAACTAAATTCTTCGGTTTATTAATGGCTAAAGAACTTCAGGCGATCGATAAAGTTTTGAAAAGTGGCGAAAAACCAGTTACTGCAATTTTGGGAGGATCTAAGGTTTCAACTAAGATTACCATTATAGAAAATATTCTTCCTGCAGTTGACAATTTAATTATTGGTGGTGGAATGGCCTTCACATTTATTAAGGCTTTGGGAGGAAAAATTGGTAACTCTTTAGTAGAAGAAGATAAACTTCCTTTAGCATTGGAAATCTTAGCAAAAGCTAAGGAACATAAAGTAAAAGTATATCTTCCGTCTGATGCAATCATTGCTGAAAGTTTTAATAATGATGCTGAAAGAAAAGAAGCTGATATCTATGCAATCCCTGAAGGTTGGATGGGATTGGATGCTGGTCTTAAATCAAGAGATCAGTTCAACGATGTATTATTAAATTCAAGAACAATTCTTTGGAATGGTCCTATTGGAGTTTTTGAGATGCCAAACTTTGCCGGAGGAACAGTTGCTCTTGGAGACAGTATTGCTGAAGCAACAAGATTGGGAGCTTTCTCTTTAGTAGGAGGTGGTGACAGTGTTGCATTCGTTAAGCAATTCGGATACGGAGATAAAGTAAGCTATGTTTCTACAGGTGGTGGAGCAATGCTTGAAAGTCTTGAAGGACTTGAGCTTCCTGGCGTAGCTGCTATTAACAATTAA
- a CDS encoding class I SAM-dependent methyltransferase, translating to MKIKDHFLSQEIFEIKETETKGVYKTYPIPSNISKYYESEDYISHHQDSGSLKEKLYKFLQSFNLRYKKNILVERIQQGSKVLDYGCGAGEFVKYIENDFETFGFEPDADARKAAQGKITKAKILDDIQKIEDKSLDAITLWHVFEHIENQDEILNIFHSKLKDKGLLIIAVPNPTSYDAKHYKEYWAAYDVPRHIYHFSKNGMENLISKKPDWKMRKIKPLILDSYYISMLSEKYKKSPLFWLKASIYGTISNIKASFSNEFSSLIYIIEKR from the coding sequence ATGAAAATAAAAGATCATTTTCTTTCACAGGAAATATTTGAAATTAAAGAAACAGAAACAAAGGGAGTATACAAAACCTACCCTATCCCATCCAATATTTCCAAATACTACGAAAGTGAAGATTACATTTCTCATCACCAGGATTCCGGAAGTCTGAAAGAAAAATTATACAAATTTCTTCAGTCTTTTAATCTGCGGTACAAAAAAAATATTCTTGTTGAAAGAATTCAACAAGGATCAAAAGTATTAGACTATGGGTGTGGTGCCGGAGAATTTGTAAAGTATATAGAAAATGATTTTGAAACGTTCGGTTTTGAACCTGATGCAGATGCAAGAAAAGCAGCACAGGGGAAAATTACAAAAGCAAAGATTCTGGATGATATTCAAAAGATAGAGGACAAAAGTCTGGATGCAATTACATTATGGCACGTATTTGAACACATAGAGAACCAGGATGAGATACTCAATATTTTTCACTCGAAATTAAAAGATAAAGGGCTTCTTATTATTGCTGTTCCTAATCCTACTTCTTATGATGCCAAACATTATAAAGAATATTGGGCTGCCTATGATGTACCGAGACACATCTATCATTTTTCTAAAAACGGAATGGAAAATCTGATTTCAAAAAAACCAGATTGGAAAATGAGAAAGATCAAACCTTTGATCCTTGACTCGTACTACATCTCTATGTTAAGCGAAAAATATAAAAAATCCCCCCTATTCTGGCTAAAAGCAAGTATCTATGGAACAATTTCGAACATAAAAGCCTCTTTTTCGAACGAATTTTCAAGTTTGATATATATTATCGAAAAAAGATAG
- the mnmG gene encoding tRNA uridine-5-carboxymethylaminomethyl(34) synthesis enzyme MnmG yields the protein MISEIYDVIVVGAGHAGCEAAAAAANLGSKTLLITMNMQTIGQMSCNPAMGGIAKGQIVREIDAMGGYSGIVADKSAIQFKMLNLSKGPAMWSPRTQNDRMLFAEEWRLALENTPNLDFFQDMVKQLVVENNKVTGVITSLGIEIKGRSVVLTNGTFLNGLIHVGDKQLGGGRMGEPRAFGITEQLVTLGFEAGRMKTGTPPRVDGRSLDYSKMEEQKGDENPQKFSYLDTPKLTKQLSCHIVYTNETVHDILREGFDRSPMFNGTIQSLGPRYCPSIEDKINRFAERNRHQLFVEPEGWKTVEIYVNGFSSSLPEDVQIKAMKHIPGFENVKVFRPGYAIEYDYFPPTQLKHTLETKLIDNLYFAGQINGTTGYEEAAGQGLIAGINAHNKVHEKGEFILNRDEAYIGVLIDDLITKGTEEPYRMFTSRAEYRLLLRQDNADIRLTEKAYQLGLAKEERLRKVESKVSESQKLEEFLRETSLKPGVINPILESIESSPVDQAYRAAQILTRPNMTLEKLDEIDFIKEASSQYNDEVREQAEINIKYKGYIEKEKENVAKLNRLENIKIPEDFDYAKLSSLSAEAKQKMSNVRPKTIAQAGRISGVSPADINVLLVYLGR from the coding sequence ATGATTTCAGAAATATATGACGTAATTGTAGTAGGTGCAGGACACGCAGGTTGTGAAGCAGCAGCAGCAGCAGCCAACCTGGGTTCAAAAACACTATTAATTACAATGAATATGCAGACCATCGGACAGATGAGTTGCAACCCGGCAATGGGTGGAATCGCAAAAGGACAAATTGTAAGAGAGATTGACGCAATGGGTGGATACTCCGGAATTGTAGCAGACAAATCTGCCATCCAATTCAAAATGCTTAATCTTTCAAAAGGTCCTGCCATGTGGTCCCCAAGAACCCAGAATGACAGAATGCTTTTTGCCGAAGAATGGCGACTGGCTTTAGAAAATACCCCTAATCTTGATTTCTTTCAGGATATGGTGAAACAACTGGTTGTTGAAAACAATAAAGTAACCGGAGTAATTACTTCCCTGGGAATTGAGATCAAAGGAAGATCTGTAGTTCTTACCAACGGAACTTTTCTTAATGGATTAATTCATGTTGGAGACAAACAGCTAGGAGGTGGAAGAATGGGTGAACCAAGAGCATTTGGTATTACAGAACAATTAGTAACTTTAGGCTTCGAAGCCGGAAGAATGAAAACCGGTACTCCACCAAGAGTTGATGGAAGAAGTTTGGATTATTCAAAAATGGAAGAACAGAAGGGAGATGAAAATCCTCAGAAGTTCAGCTACCTTGATACTCCGAAATTGACAAAACAATTAAGCTGTCATATTGTATATACTAATGAAACAGTACACGATATTCTTCGCGAAGGTTTTGACAGAAGTCCAATGTTCAATGGAACAATCCAAAGTTTAGGCCCAAGATACTGCCCAAGTATTGAAGATAAGATTAATCGTTTTGCTGAAAGAAACAGACATCAGCTTTTCGTAGAACCTGAAGGATGGAAAACTGTTGAGATCTACGTAAACGGATTTAGCTCTTCCCTTCCTGAAGATGTACAGATCAAGGCGATGAAACATATTCCAGGATTTGAAAATGTAAAAGTTTTCCGTCCGGGGTACGCTATTGAATATGACTACTTCCCTCCTACCCAATTGAAGCATACTTTAGAAACAAAATTGATTGACAATTTATATTTCGCAGGACAGATCAATGGAACAACAGGATATGAAGAAGCAGCAGGCCAAGGTCTGATTGCAGGAATCAATGCTCACAATAAAGTGCATGAAAAAGGCGAATTTATCCTGAACAGAGATGAAGCGTATATTGGAGTACTTATTGACGACCTTATTACAAAAGGAACAGAAGAACCATACAGAATGTTTACTTCACGTGCCGAATACAGACTTCTATTGAGACAGGATAATGCAGATATCAGATTAACTGAGAAAGCATATCAGCTAGGATTGGCAAAAGAAGAAAGATTAAGAAAAGTAGAGTCTAAAGTATCTGAAAGTCAGAAACTTGAAGAGTTTTTGCGCGAAACTTCTTTAAAACCAGGTGTAATTAACCCTATTTTGGAATCTATTGAAAGCAGTCCTGTAGACCAAGCCTATAGAGCAGCTCAGATTCTTACCAGACCTAATATGACTTTAGAAAAACTTGATGAAATTGATTTTATCAAAGAAGCTTCTTCTCAATACAATGATGAAGTAAGGGAACAGGCTGAAATCAATATAAAGTACAAAGGTTATATTGAAAAGGAAAAAGAGAACGTAGCTAAATTAAATCGTCTGGAAAATATTAAAATTCCTGAAGATTTTGATTATGCTAAGCTTTCCAGTCTTTCCGCAGAAGCAAAACAGAAGATGTCTAATGTACGGCCTAAGACCATTGCACAAGCAGGGAGGATAAGCGGTGTTTCTCCAGCTGACATTAATGTTTTACTCGTGTATTTAGGACGTTAA
- the ybeY gene encoding rRNA maturation RNase YbeY has product MIQFFYENLPESVDTDYKQWLEDLILSEEKKLGEINYIFCDDEYLLKINQDYLQHDYYTDIITFDYVKGKTISAEIFVSLQRISDNASTLSRDYEDELRRVLAHGILHLIGYKDKTEEEEKEMRRMEDLYLAKYRDLKDQN; this is encoded by the coding sequence ATGATACAATTCTTTTACGAAAATTTACCGGAATCGGTAGATACAGATTACAAACAATGGCTGGAAGATTTAATTCTTTCAGAAGAAAAAAAACTAGGAGAAATCAACTACATTTTCTGTGATGATGAATATCTTTTAAAGATTAATCAGGATTATTTACAGCATGATTATTATACGGACATCATCACTTTTGATTATGTAAAGGGGAAAACAATAAGCGCTGAGATTTTCGTATCTTTGCAACGCATTTCTGATAACGCCTCTACCCTTTCCCGAGATTATGAAGATGAATTAAGAAGGGTTTTAGCCCACGGAATCTTACACCTTATAGGCTATAAAGATAAGACAGAAGAAGAGGAAAAAGAGATGCGGAGAATGGAAGATCTGTACTTAGCCAAATATAGAGATTTAAAGGATCAAAATTAA
- a CDS encoding patatin-like phospholipase family protein has product MRKLLILLFIFPLLWIQSQVKKDLVIPKNAKIGLSLAGGGAKGFSHVGVLKVLDSLGVKVDYIAGTSMGAIVGGLYASGYSGKEIEKIVMDTDFYSLIMDPKSRQEASFFNKSVDKYLLSIPLKNGKITLPSSISTGQRNVYLLKELFKNVSNIEDFSKMPIPFLCVATNLESGNMQIFEKGDLVQSIMASSAFPSLMDPVKIGDSIYIDGAMTVNYPSKPLKDRGIDIVIGVDLNQDLSKREDLNNIISILNQVIDFGIKRDTRKQYKYTDINIKPNLKGMSATSYDDKKKILDSGYVEGLKYSHVLDQLPKRSFDRLRQRVNPIYSNVYKIDSISIEGSKIYGKNYTLGKMGLRLPSLQTYGSINKMIDKLVATNNYKFINYDIVQENDANYLKLYVTEDDARHFLKFGLHYDEVFKTGLLLNYSAKRLLFKNSNLSADLVVGDKVRYYLNYFIDNGYIPGFGLYSSGMSFDLKNADNNIIDKWEWTRNEAYIQSVWKDKYAIGGGISHDYFKAEINGDNKRYSRFLNPYVFLKTDTQDDKEFPTKGVYFAAEGKVIDLLKSEVEKRIVQIKADLKVNIPLGKQFTYRLNLFGGVTLGENLPLYYQYRLGGIFEQNIINFKRFGGFYFAQLHTNNVILASNDLQFRFNKNYFISGNFSFANLSNDIKFEDAVKVNYSSLGITAGYKSPFGQIKVNFSHSLKNNQKGIFSVILGHWF; this is encoded by the coding sequence ATGAGAAAGCTCCTGATTCTTCTTTTCATATTCCCATTACTGTGGATCCAATCTCAGGTAAAAAAAGACCTTGTGATTCCGAAGAATGCCAAAATAGGACTATCGCTTGCCGGTGGTGGTGCCAAAGGTTTTTCACATGTAGGAGTACTTAAAGTATTAGATTCATTAGGAGTAAAAGTGGATTATATTGCCGGAACCAGTATGGGTGCCATTGTAGGTGGGCTGTATGCTTCCGGATATTCTGGTAAGGAAATAGAAAAAATCGTGATGGATACGGATTTCTATTCTTTAATTATGGATCCGAAATCCAGACAGGAAGCCAGCTTTTTCAATAAATCTGTAGACAAATATCTTTTATCCATTCCATTAAAGAATGGTAAAATTACACTTCCCTCTTCCATCAGTACCGGCCAGAGAAATGTTTATCTTTTAAAGGAACTTTTTAAAAATGTTTCCAATATTGAAGACTTTTCCAAAATGCCGATTCCATTTTTATGTGTTGCTACAAACCTGGAAAGCGGCAATATGCAGATCTTCGAAAAGGGAGATCTTGTACAGTCAATAATGGCCAGTTCTGCCTTCCCTTCCTTAATGGATCCTGTCAAAATCGGTGACAGTATTTATATAGATGGAGCGATGACGGTAAACTACCCGTCAAAGCCGTTAAAGGACAGGGGAATCGATATCGTGATTGGTGTAGACCTTAACCAGGATCTATCCAAAAGAGAGGATTTAAACAATATTATCTCAATTCTGAACCAGGTTATTGATTTCGGCATCAAGAGGGATACCAGAAAGCAGTATAAATATACAGACATCAATATTAAACCTAACCTTAAAGGAATGTCTGCCACAAGTTATGATGACAAGAAAAAAATTCTTGACAGTGGTTATGTAGAAGGTTTAAAATACTCCCATGTCCTTGACCAATTGCCTAAGCGGTCATTTGACCGTCTCAGACAACGTGTAAACCCTATATATTCCAATGTATATAAAATAGACAGTATTTCTATAGAAGGAAGTAAAATTTACGGCAAAAACTATACTTTAGGGAAAATGGGACTACGCCTTCCTTCCCTGCAAACTTATGGAAGTATCAATAAAATGATTGATAAACTTGTTGCTACAAACAACTACAAGTTCATTAACTATGATATTGTACAGGAAAACGACGCCAATTACTTAAAGCTTTATGTTACTGAAGATGATGCCAGACATTTTCTAAAGTTCGGATTACATTATGATGAAGTTTTTAAAACAGGTCTGCTTCTGAATTATTCTGCAAAGAGACTTTTATTTAAAAACTCCAATCTTTCTGCAGACCTGGTGGTAGGCGATAAAGTAAGGTACTATTTGAATTATTTTATAGATAACGGATATATTCCCGGATTTGGACTTTATTCTTCCGGAATGAGCTTTGACCTGAAAAACGCGGATAATAATATTATTGATAAATGGGAATGGACAAGGAATGAGGCTTATATACAATCTGTATGGAAAGATAAATATGCCATTGGTGGTGGTATTAGCCATGACTATTTTAAGGCTGAAATTAATGGTGATAATAAGCGTTACAGCCGATTCTTAAATCCATATGTATTTCTGAAGACCGATACGCAGGATGATAAGGAATTCCCCACAAAAGGAGTCTATTTTGCAGCTGAAGGAAAGGTTATTGACCTTTTAAAATCTGAAGTTGAAAAAAGAATCGTTCAGATAAAAGCAGATTTAAAAGTCAATATTCCGTTGGGAAAACAGTTCACCTACCGTCTTAATTTATTTGGAGGAGTGACCCTTGGAGAAAACCTTCCACTCTATTATCAATACAGATTGGGTGGAATATTCGAACAGAATATTATCAACTTCAAGCGATTTGGAGGTTTTTACTTCGCCCAGCTACATACCAATAATGTGATATTGGCGTCCAATGACCTTCAGTTCAGGTTTAATAAAAACTATTTTATCAGCGGAAATTTTAGCTTCGCTAACCTATCCAATGATATCAAATTTGAGGATGCAGTTAAAGTAAATTATAGTTCGCTAGGCATCACGGCTGGATATAAATCTCCTTTCGGGCAGATTAAAGTGAACTTCAGCCACTCACTTAAAAATAATCAAAAAGGCATATTCAGTGTTATTTTAGGACACTGGTTTTAA
- a CDS encoding bifunctional UDP-N-acetylmuramoyl-tripeptide:D-alanyl-D-alanine ligase/alanine racemase, translating to MNYTVQQIAEITNAEVIGDKTLVVKNIAYDSRIIYSIKNTAFIAINTHKNSGEKFIEAAIDRGINIIISEHHYPQFENITWIIVKNSVDFLQQLAKYHYENSHLRSIGITGSNGKTILKEWLYQCLWNEFPTVKSPKSFNSQIGLPLSLLQINNSHQLGIFEVGISHPNEMEKLEHLFHPQIGLLTHIGTAHAANFSSEEELIDEKIKLFKDSEVIIYNGDHSLVDEKIKKLYSDKKLISYGFKKENQVFIKKNIKNENIVVDYFGEEISFPAHQRDESTLTNATALISVLKVLQVENKKIVEKINLLKAVEMRLEAIEGIKGNIIINDSFNLDLDSLKTALQFLKEYNKPKKSLVLTDIVGVNSNSQELYEEVSELVNEQNFDSVFLIGDEISNFSELFKSNTYTFIDTKELIESKHLSEIENQIILLKGARKFEIEKLKDILELRKHDTVLEINLNAILHNINYHKSLLRPKTKMMAMVKANAYGLGSYEISEFLQHHHIDYLGVAFADEGVELRKKGITTPIVVMNPEQHSYQTIIEYNLEPEIYSFRVLELFYEAVQKSGYDKKYPIHIKLETGMHRLGFKGFELDQLSETLSRKNLKVQSIFSHLSSSDLPEEKEFTLDQLKTFDKNSSHLIEKLGYTPIRHILNSSGITSYTDHQYDMVRIGIGMLGESPDTEIQKQLQSVVSFKTVISQISMVEGGESVGYSRRFKTDHLTKIATVPVGYADGIPRLIGNQVGSLGVHKTLAPIVGNICMDMMMINVENIPNVKEGDTVTVFNAKPTLKEFAGYCKTITYEVLTSISPRVKRIYIKD from the coding sequence ATGAACTATACAGTACAACAAATTGCAGAGATCACCAATGCTGAAGTTATTGGAGACAAAACTTTAGTGGTTAAAAATATTGCCTATGACAGCAGGATTATTTATTCAATAAAGAATACCGCGTTTATTGCGATCAATACACATAAAAATTCTGGTGAAAAGTTCATTGAAGCTGCTATAGACAGGGGAATCAATATTATTATTTCCGAACATCACTATCCGCAGTTTGAAAATATAACATGGATCATTGTCAAGAATTCTGTGGATTTTTTACAACAATTAGCCAAGTATCACTATGAGAATTCTCATTTACGATCCATCGGAATCACAGGAAGTAATGGAAAAACCATTTTAAAGGAATGGCTGTACCAGTGTTTATGGAATGAATTCCCTACTGTTAAAAGCCCGAAAAGTTTTAATTCACAGATAGGGCTTCCCCTTTCCCTTCTTCAGATTAATAATTCTCATCAGCTGGGAATTTTTGAGGTGGGAATTTCTCATCCGAATGAAATGGAAAAACTGGAACATCTTTTCCATCCTCAGATCGGACTGTTAACGCATATCGGAACAGCTCACGCAGCTAACTTTTCTTCTGAAGAAGAACTGATTGATGAAAAGATCAAACTTTTCAAAGATTCTGAAGTGATCATTTATAATGGTGACCATTCTCTGGTAGATGAGAAAATAAAAAAATTATACTCAGATAAAAAATTAATCTCTTACGGGTTCAAAAAAGAAAATCAGGTCTTCATCAAAAAAAATATTAAGAATGAAAACATCGTTGTTGATTATTTTGGGGAAGAAATCAGTTTCCCTGCTCATCAGAGAGACGAATCAACGTTAACCAATGCTACAGCGCTTATCTCAGTTCTTAAGGTCTTGCAGGTCGAAAATAAAAAGATCGTTGAAAAAATCAACCTTTTAAAGGCCGTCGAAATGAGGCTTGAAGCAATCGAAGGAATTAAGGGCAATATTATCATCAATGATTCTTTCAACCTTGACCTTGATTCTCTGAAAACTGCCCTTCAATTTTTAAAGGAGTATAATAAACCGAAAAAATCTCTGGTATTAACAGACATCGTAGGGGTGAATTCCAATTCCCAGGAATTGTATGAAGAAGTTTCAGAATTGGTTAATGAACAAAATTTTGATTCTGTATTCCTGATTGGTGATGAAATTTCAAATTTTAGTGAATTATTTAAATCTAATACCTATACCTTCATTGATACCAAAGAACTGATCGAAAGTAAACATCTTTCCGAAATAGAAAATCAGATCATCCTTCTTAAAGGAGCCAGAAAATTTGAAATTGAAAAATTAAAAGATATTCTGGAACTCAGAAAACATGATACCGTTTTGGAAATTAATCTGAATGCTATTCTTCATAATATCAATTATCACAAATCACTGCTCAGGCCAAAAACGAAAATGATGGCTATGGTAAAAGCCAATGCCTACGGTTTGGGGAGTTATGAAATTTCAGAATTCCTGCAACACCATCACATCGATTATCTTGGTGTAGCATTTGCGGATGAAGGTGTAGAGCTTCGTAAAAAAGGAATCACCACTCCTATTGTTGTGATGAATCCGGAACAACACAGCTATCAAACTATCATAGAATATAACCTGGAACCTGAAATTTACAGCTTCAGGGTTTTAGAACTTTTCTATGAAGCTGTTCAAAAATCCGGGTATGATAAAAAATATCCAATTCATATCAAACTCGAAACGGGAATGCACCGTCTTGGGTTCAAAGGTTTTGAGCTGGATCAGCTGAGTGAAACTTTAAGTAGAAAAAATCTTAAAGTTCAGAGTATATTCAGTCACTTGTCCTCCTCAGATCTACCTGAAGAAAAGGAATTTACATTAGATCAGTTAAAGACATTTGATAAGAACTCCAGCCACCTGATCGAAAAACTGGGTTACACTCCTATCAGGCATATTTTAAATTCATCAGGAATTACAAGCTACACAGATCACCAATATGATATGGTAAGGATCGGTATCGGAATGCTTGGAGAATCTCCGGATACTGAAATTCAGAAACAATTACAGTCTGTGGTAAGTTTTAAAACCGTAATTTCACAGATATCAATGGTTGAAGGAGGTGAGTCTGTTGGATACAGCAGAAGATTTAAAACAGATCATCTTACAAAGATCGCTACCGTACCGGTTGGATATGCTGATGGTATTCCAAGACTGATCGGCAACCAGGTTGGAAGTTTGGGTGTACATAAAACACTAGCTCCAATTGTTGGAAATATCTGCATGGATATGATGATGATTAACGTGGAAAATATCCCCAATGTAAAGGAAGGCGATACGGTAACCGTCTTTAATGCAAAACCAACTTTAAAAGAGTTTGCAGGCTACTGCAAAACGATAACCTATGAAGTATTAACATCCATTTCGCCTCGGGTGAAACGGATCTATATAAAAGATTAA
- a CDS encoding thymidine kinase, with the protein MFLENTINHSKQSGWMEVICGSMFSGKTEELIRRLRRAEMAGQNVEIFKPKLDIRYSEEDVVSHNQNKIRSTAVDNPNEILLLASNCDVVGIDEAQFFDESIVDIANQLANSGIRVVIAGLDMDFLGRPFGPMPNLMATAEYVTKVHAICKRTGNLANYSMRTSQGDNLVELGETESYEAVSRRVFIDEVLSKRK; encoded by the coding sequence ATGTTTTTAGAAAATACAATTAATCATTCCAAACAAAGTGGTTGGATGGAAGTGATTTGTGGCTCTATGTTTTCGGGTAAAACCGAGGAGTTGATCCGAAGATTACGTAGAGCAGAAATGGCAGGACAGAATGTGGAAATCTTTAAACCGAAACTGGATATCCGGTATTCTGAAGAGGATGTTGTTTCTCATAATCAGAATAAAATACGCAGTACCGCAGTAGACAATCCGAATGAGATTCTTCTGCTGGCATCCAACTGTGATGTGGTGGGAATAGATGAAGCACAGTTTTTTGACGAAAGCATTGTAGATATAGCGAATCAGCTGGCCAACAGCGGCATAAGAGTTGTAATTGCAGGACTAGATATGGATTTCCTGGGACGACCTTTCGGGCCAATGCCCAATTTGATGGCTACTGCAGAATATGTTACAAAAGTGCATGCTATTTGCAAGAGAACGGGTAACCTTGCCAACTACTCTATGAGAACCTCACAGGGAGACAATCTGGTAGAGCTGGGTGAAACCGAAAGCTACGAAGCCGTAAGCCGAAGGGTTTTTATTGATGAAGTTCTTTCAAAAAGAAAGTAA
- the rsmI gene encoding 16S rRNA (cytidine(1402)-2'-O)-methyltransferase, producing MSGILYFVPTPVGNLEDMTYRAVNVLKDVDYILCEDTRTSGILLKHFEISKPLKSYHLHNEHQATEKVIADLKNGQNIAIITDAGTPGISDPGYLLAKAGADNNIEMICLPGATALIPALVVSGLPNNEFLFAGFLPQKKGRQTKLKQLAEEKKTIVLYESPHKINTTLEQIKEFFGENTKASLSREISKKFEETKRGTINELIEFSKSKTLKGEIVLIVNNSI from the coding sequence TTGAGCGGAATCCTATATTTTGTTCCCACACCCGTTGGGAACCTGGAAGATATGACTTACAGGGCAGTAAATGTCCTTAAAGATGTTGATTATATTTTATGTGAAGACACCAGAACTTCAGGAATACTTTTAAAACATTTTGAAATCTCCAAGCCTTTGAAATCCTATCATTTACACAATGAACATCAGGCAACGGAGAAAGTAATTGCAGACCTAAAAAATGGTCAGAATATCGCGATCATTACTGATGCAGGAACTCCTGGTATTTCAGATCCCGGATATTTATTGGCTAAAGCAGGTGCAGATAACAATATTGAGATGATCTGTCTTCCCGGGGCTACAGCTTTAATTCCGGCTTTAGTGGTTTCCGGGCTTCCAAATAATGAATTTTTATTTGCCGGTTTTTTACCGCAAAAAAAAGGAAGACAAACCAAGCTAAAGCAGCTTGCCGAAGAAAAGAAAACCATTGTGCTTTACGAAAGCCCGCATAAGATCAATACTACATTAGAGCAGATCAAAGAATTCTTCGGTGAAAACACCAAAGCAAGCCTAAGCCGTGAAATTTCCAAGAAATTTGAAGAAACTAAGCGTGGAACAATCAATGAGTTAATTGAGTTTTCTAAGAGTAAAACTTTAAAAGGAGAGATTGTTCTTATTGTCAACAATTCTATTTGA